A region from the Mesorhizobium sp. J8 genome encodes:
- the argS gene encoding arginine--tRNA ligase produces the protein MNIFADFNARIVKAVEALDLKDKEGAALDLSRIAVEPPRDASHGDLATNAAMVLAKPTGQNPRALAEKLAEALRGDADIASAEIAGPGFVNLRLKDAFWHAHLSALLGEGRNYGRSTIGGGRKANVEYVSANPTGPMHVGHCRGAVVGDTLANLMAFAGYDVTKEYVINDAGSQIDVLGRSAFLRYREALGEAIGEIPPGLYPGDYLVPVGKALAEEFGLGLLEMPEDEALAIVKDRTVDAMMAMIREDLALLNVHHDVFFSERTLHADNARKIRAAIADLTLKGHIYKGTLPPPKGEKPDDWEDREQTLFRSTAVGDDMDRALVKSDGSFTYFAADVAYLKDKVERGFVDLIYVLGADHGGYVKRLEALARAVAGDTVKLTVLLCQLVKLFRDGEPVRMSKRSGDFITLREVVEEVGRDPIRFMMLYRKNDAPLDFDFAKVTEQSKDNPVFYVQYASARCHSVFRQASEQLGEANFDRNRLAASVAALTDEGEIALIRKLAEYPRLIESAALSLEPHRLAFYLYDLASGFHAQWNRGHDNQDLRFVKVNDRESTYARLGLVQAVSDVLTSGLTLIGADAPTEMR, from the coding sequence ATGAATATCTTCGCCGATTTCAACGCGCGGATCGTAAAGGCCGTCGAAGCCCTTGACCTGAAGGACAAGGAAGGGGCCGCGCTCGACCTGTCGCGTATCGCGGTCGAGCCGCCGCGCGACGCCAGCCATGGCGACCTCGCCACCAATGCGGCGATGGTGTTGGCCAAGCCCACCGGCCAGAACCCGCGCGCGCTTGCCGAGAAACTCGCCGAAGCGCTGCGGGGCGACGCCGATATCGCCTCGGCTGAGATCGCTGGGCCCGGCTTCGTCAATCTCAGGCTCAAGGACGCGTTCTGGCATGCGCATCTGTCGGCGCTGCTCGGCGAAGGACGTAATTATGGCCGCTCGACCATCGGCGGCGGCCGCAAGGCCAATGTCGAATATGTCTCGGCCAACCCGACCGGCCCCATGCATGTCGGCCATTGCCGCGGCGCCGTGGTCGGCGACACGCTTGCCAATCTGATGGCCTTCGCCGGCTACGACGTGACCAAGGAATATGTCATCAACGACGCCGGCTCGCAGATCGACGTGCTCGGCCGCTCGGCGTTCCTGCGCTACCGCGAGGCGCTTGGCGAAGCCATCGGCGAGATCCCGCCCGGGCTTTATCCGGGCGACTATCTGGTCCCCGTCGGCAAGGCGCTGGCCGAGGAGTTCGGCCTCGGCCTGCTGGAGATGCCGGAAGACGAGGCGCTGGCGATCGTCAAGGACCGCACCGTCGACGCGATGATGGCGATGATCCGCGAGGATCTGGCGCTGCTCAACGTGCATCACGACGTGTTCTTCTCCGAGCGGACGCTGCATGCCGACAACGCCAGGAAGATCCGGGCGGCGATCGCCGACCTGACGCTGAAAGGGCATATCTACAAGGGCACGCTGCCGCCGCCGAAAGGCGAGAAGCCGGACGATTGGGAGGACCGCGAGCAGACTTTGTTCCGCTCGACCGCGGTCGGCGACGACATGGATAGGGCGCTGGTCAAGTCCGACGGCTCGTTCACCTATTTCGCCGCCGACGTCGCTTATCTCAAGGACAAGGTCGAGCGCGGCTTCGTCGATCTCATCTATGTGCTCGGCGCCGATCATGGCGGCTATGTGAAGCGGCTCGAGGCGCTGGCGCGGGCGGTGGCCGGCGATACGGTCAAGCTGACCGTGCTGCTTTGCCAGCTCGTAAAATTGTTCCGCGACGGCGAACCGGTCCGGATGTCGAAGCGGTCCGGCGATTTCATCACTCTGCGCGAGGTCGTGGAGGAGGTCGGCCGCGACCCGATCCGCTTCATGATGCTTTACCGCAAGAACGACGCGCCGCTCGATTTCGACTTCGCCAAGGTCACGGAGCAGTCGAAGGACAATCCGGTGTTCTACGTCCAGTACGCTTCGGCGCGCTGCCATTCGGTCTTCAGGCAGGCGAGCGAGCAGCTTGGCGAGGCAAATTTCGACCGCAACCGGCTCGCGGCCTCGGTGGCCGCGCTGACCGATGAAGGCGAAATCGCGCTGATCCGGAAGCTGGCTGAATACCCGCGGCTGATCGAGTCCGCGGCGCTTTCACTGGAGCCGCACCGGCTTGCATTCTACCTCTACGATCTCGCTTCCGGCTTCCATGCGCAGTGGAATCGCGGCCATGACAATCAGGACTTACGTTTTGTTAAGGTTAACGACCGAGAATCAACCTATGCCAGACTAGGGCTGGTGCAGGCTGTTTCGGATGTCTTGACCTCCGGCCTGACGCTGATCGGGGCAGACGCGCCCACTGAAATGCGTTAG
- the erpA gene encoding iron-sulfur cluster insertion protein ErpA encodes MGADAKTAMKVEMTDAAAKRIARIVAGEPGKTALRVSVEGGGCSGFSYKFDLVGDRNDDDVAIEKDGATILIDDLSLVYMGGSVIDFVDDLMGQSFQIRNPNAVASCGCGTSFSI; translated from the coding sequence ATGGGCGCGGATGCCAAGACTGCCATGAAGGTCGAGATGACCGATGCCGCGGCGAAGCGGATCGCCAGGATCGTCGCCGGCGAGCCGGGCAAGACTGCCCTGCGCGTCTCCGTCGAAGGCGGCGGCTGCTCCGGCTTTTCCTACAAGTTCGACCTCGTCGGCGACCGCAACGATGACGATGTCGCCATCGAGAAGGACGGCGCGACCATCCTGATCGACGACCTGTCGCTGGTCTATATGGGTGGCTCGGTGATCGACTTCGTCGACGATTTGATGGGCCAGTCCTTCCAGATCAGGAATCCGAACGCGGTCGCCTCCTGCGGCTGCGGCACCAGCTTCTCCATCTGA
- a CDS encoding OmpP1/FadL family transporter: MNILRLKALLGAGCFSLAMIGSVVTPAHAGGLERGWYDIDLLFDPAQITGEVTGTYVMPQRDIKNAKDTDPSDGTLTGPTFSSSARDTENYWVPNAGIKIGMGPIDCLGDYSQPIGAHSAPGANWAGAQSNVETKVESEAFGATCSYKMDAGKGQIRFIGGVFHEDVSGFKEQLVAPLPPFIPLTGIGRLDLEGDGWGWRAGVAYEIPDIALRASLVYNSAVKLDNLTGTLDLTQLPAGGNPLLGRVTDVYGSSEVPQSVELKLQSGIAPGWLAFGSIKWVDWSVLQSIPFCPTATKGLIACTTTSPVRATSLDLLYRDGWTVAAGIAHKFNDQWSGAAGITWDRGTTTGLSAQTDTWTLSAGVAYTPTQNIEVRLGGALGVLTSGSIHPAVSKDDGLTYDNGYTADFGNDLVTAISTSLKVKW, from the coding sequence ATGAACATCTTGCGGCTCAAAGCACTGCTGGGGGCAGGGTGCTTTTCGCTGGCGATGATTGGCTCCGTAGTCACCCCGGCGCATGCCGGCGGCCTGGAGCGCGGTTGGTACGACATCGATCTGCTTTTCGATCCGGCACAAATCACAGGCGAAGTCACCGGCACCTATGTGATGCCGCAACGAGACATCAAAAACGCAAAAGACACCGACCCTAGTGACGGTACGCTGACTGGTCCCACGTTCTCCAGTTCGGCCCGCGACACCGAAAACTATTGGGTGCCTAATGCTGGAATCAAGATTGGCATGGGACCAATCGACTGCCTTGGCGATTATTCGCAGCCTATTGGGGCGCACAGTGCTCCTGGCGCTAATTGGGCTGGTGCCCAGAGCAATGTCGAGACGAAAGTGGAGAGTGAAGCTTTTGGCGCAACCTGCTCCTACAAGATGGACGCAGGCAAAGGTCAGATTCGCTTTATCGGCGGTGTTTTTCACGAGGATGTATCGGGCTTCAAGGAGCAACTGGTCGCTCCGCTCCCCCCCTTCATTCCGTTGACAGGTATCGGTCGCCTTGATCTCGAGGGGGACGGATGGGGTTGGCGTGCGGGTGTCGCTTACGAAATTCCCGACATCGCGCTGCGTGCGAGCCTGGTCTACAATTCTGCAGTCAAACTCGACAATCTTACCGGAACGTTGGATCTAACGCAGCTTCCGGCGGGTGGCAACCCGTTGCTCGGCCGCGTAACGGATGTTTACGGTTCGTCCGAGGTGCCTCAATCAGTCGAATTGAAGCTTCAGTCTGGTATTGCACCGGGATGGTTGGCGTTCGGATCGATCAAGTGGGTGGACTGGAGTGTGCTCCAGAGCATTCCCTTCTGCCCTACCGCAACCAAGGGCCTAATTGCTTGCACCACCACAAGCCCCGTGCGCGCCACCTCGCTTGATCTCCTGTACCGTGACGGCTGGACCGTTGCTGCGGGCATTGCCCATAAGTTCAACGATCAATGGAGTGGGGCCGCCGGGATCACTTGGGATCGCGGTACGACCACCGGTCTCAGCGCGCAGACCGACACCTGGACGCTTAGTGCTGGTGTGGCTTACACCCCGACCCAGAACATCGAGGTTCGTCTCGGTGGTGCGCTGGGCGTGCTTACCAGCGGATCGATACATCCTGCCGTAAGCAAGGACGATGGTCTGACCTATGACAATGGCTACACCGCCGATTTTGGCAACGACCTTGTCACGGCAATTTCGACATCGTTGAAGGTTAAGTGGTAA
- the xth gene encoding exodeoxyribonuclease III produces the protein MKIVTWNINGVRARIGNLTHWLTESAPDIVCLQEIKTVDEQFPRAEIEALGYNVETNGQKSFNGVAILSKLPFDEVNRGLPGDDADDHARFIEGVFSTNQGALRVASLYLPNGNPVDDERKFSYKLAWMARLERWAEERLRLEEALVLAGDYNVIPEPVDARFPENWLGDALFQPQTRQAFRRLKNLGFTEAVRSVTDSAGVYTFWDYQAGAWQKNNGIRIDHLLLSPEAANRFASASVEKHVRAWEKPSDHVPVAIELSLQPA, from the coding sequence ATGAAGATCGTCACCTGGAACATCAACGGCGTTCGCGCCCGCATCGGCAACCTCACCCACTGGCTGACCGAAAGCGCGCCGGACATCGTCTGCCTGCAGGAGATCAAGACGGTCGACGAGCAGTTCCCGCGCGCCGAGATCGAGGCGCTGGGCTATAATGTCGAGACCAACGGCCAGAAGAGCTTCAACGGCGTCGCGATCCTGTCGAAGCTTCCTTTCGACGAGGTCAATCGCGGCCTGCCGGGCGACGATGCGGACGACCATGCCCGCTTTATCGAAGGCGTCTTTTCCACCAACCAGGGCGCCCTGCGCGTCGCCTCGCTCTATCTGCCCAACGGCAATCCGGTCGACGATGAACGGAAGTTTTCCTACAAGCTCGCCTGGATGGCGCGGCTGGAGCGCTGGGCGGAAGAGCGCCTGCGGCTCGAGGAGGCGCTGGTGCTGGCCGGCGACTACAACGTCATTCCCGAACCGGTCGACGCCCGCTTTCCCGAAAACTGGCTGGGCGACGCGCTGTTCCAGCCGCAGACGAGGCAGGCCTTCCGCCGGCTGAAGAATCTCGGCTTCACCGAGGCGGTGCGCTCGGTGACCGACTCGGCCGGCGTCTACACCTTCTGGGACTACCAGGCCGGCGCTTGGCAGAAGAACAACGGCATCCGCATCGACCACCTGCTGCTCTCGCCGGAAGCCGCCAACCGCTTCGCGTCGGCCTCGGTGGAAAAGCACGTGCGCGCCTGGGAAAAGCCTTCGGACCACGTGCCGGTCGCGATCGAGCTCAGCCTGCAGCCGGCCTGA
- a CDS encoding valine--tRNA ligase, translating to MLEKTYDAKAVEPKIAKIWEEADAFRAGAGAEEGAEAFTIVIPPPNVTGSLHMGHALNNTLQDILVRFERMRGKNVLWQPGMDHAGIATQMVVERQLMEKQIHRRDLTREEFIEKVWEWKAESGGAIFNQLKRLGASADWSRERFTMDEGLSKAVLEVFVTLYKEGLIYKDKRLVNWDPKLLTAISDLEVEQHEVNGNLWHFRYPIEGEAFDPGNPKTFITVATTRPETMLGDTAVAVHPDDERFRDLVGKNVILPIVGRLIPIVADEYSDPEKGSGAVKITPAHDFNDFDVGKRHKLPAINILTVDAAIKLKDNEDFLAGLEVTPQRQAVWDELDGLDRFAARKKIVELMEAGGFLDKVEPHRHTVPHGDRGGVPIEPFLTDQWYVNAAELAKPAIASVREGRTNFVPKNWEKTYFDWMENIQPWCISRQLWWGHQIPAWYGPDGHVFVEKTEEEALAAAVEYYLALEGPWKAWVEDKLENFQPGEILTRDEDVLDTWFSSALWPFSTLGWPDQTPELKTYYQTDVLVTGFDIIFFWVARMMMMGLHFMDEEPFHTVYVHALVRDKNGAKMSKSKGNVIDPLDLIDEYGADALRFTLTVMAAQGRDVKLDPARIAGYRNFGTKLWNATRFAEMNEVARDDDFWLNDAKLPVNRWILTELTRAARAVTEGITSYRFNEAAGAAYRFVWNLFCDWYLELLKPVFMGTDEAAKAESRACVAFVLDEIYKLLHPMMPFITEELWAQTAGEGKQRSSLLCHAAWPSPDFEDEEAAADINWLVDLVSGIRSVRSEMNVPPAAIAPLMVIGANKLTQERLERHAQAIKRLARVGDIALADALPKGSAQIVLNEATVSLPLGSLIDLQAEAARLQKELAKVTEEIARLHKKLSNEKFVANAPEEVVEAEREKLTEYREAQEKLSVALTRVRDAG from the coding sequence ATGCTTGAAAAAACATACGACGCCAAGGCCGTCGAGCCGAAGATCGCCAAAATCTGGGAAGAGGCCGACGCCTTCCGAGCCGGCGCCGGCGCGGAGGAAGGGGCGGAAGCCTTCACCATCGTCATTCCGCCGCCAAACGTTACCGGCTCGCTGCATATGGGCCATGCGCTCAACAACACGCTGCAGGACATTCTCGTGCGCTTCGAGCGCATGCGCGGCAAGAACGTGCTCTGGCAGCCCGGCATGGATCACGCCGGCATCGCCACGCAGATGGTGGTCGAGCGCCAGCTCATGGAAAAGCAGATCCATCGCCGCGATCTGACGCGTGAAGAGTTCATCGAGAAGGTCTGGGAGTGGAAGGCCGAGTCCGGCGGCGCGATCTTCAACCAGCTGAAGCGTCTTGGCGCCTCGGCCGACTGGTCGCGCGAACGCTTCACCATGGATGAAGGCCTGTCCAAGGCGGTGCTGGAGGTCTTCGTCACGCTCTACAAGGAAGGCCTCATCTACAAGGACAAGCGCCTTGTGAACTGGGACCCGAAGCTGCTCACAGCTATTTCCGATCTCGAGGTCGAGCAGCACGAGGTCAACGGCAATCTCTGGCATTTTCGATATCCGATCGAAGGGGAAGCGTTCGATCCCGGGAACCCGAAGACCTTCATCACCGTCGCCACGACGCGCCCCGAGACGATGCTCGGCGACACGGCGGTGGCCGTGCATCCCGATGACGAACGGTTTCGCGATCTGGTCGGCAAGAATGTCATCCTGCCGATCGTCGGCCGGCTCATCCCCATCGTCGCGGACGAATATTCCGATCCGGAGAAGGGCTCCGGCGCGGTCAAGATCACGCCGGCGCACGACTTCAACGACTTCGATGTCGGCAAGCGCCACAAACTGCCGGCGATCAACATCCTGACGGTCGATGCGGCCATCAAGCTGAAGGACAATGAGGACTTCCTCGCTGGCCTCGAGGTGACACCGCAGCGCCAGGCCGTGTGGGACGAGCTCGACGGGCTCGACCGTTTCGCCGCGCGCAAGAAGATCGTCGAACTGATGGAAGCAGGCGGGTTCCTCGACAAGGTCGAGCCGCATCGCCACACCGTGCCGCATGGTGACCGCGGCGGCGTGCCGATCGAGCCATTCCTGACCGACCAGTGGTATGTCAACGCCGCCGAGCTCGCCAAGCCGGCGATCGCCTCGGTGCGCGAGGGCCGTACCAACTTCGTGCCGAAGAACTGGGAAAAGACCTATTTCGACTGGATGGAGAACATCCAGCCCTGGTGTATCTCGCGCCAGCTCTGGTGGGGCCACCAGATCCCGGCCTGGTACGGGCCGGACGGGCATGTCTTCGTCGAGAAGACCGAGGAAGAGGCGCTTGCGGCGGCGGTCGAATATTACCTTGCGCTGGAAGGCCCATGGAAGGCTTGGGTCGAGGACAAGCTCGAAAACTTCCAGCCGGGCGAGATCCTGACCCGCGACGAGGACGTGCTCGACACCTGGTTCTCGTCCGCGCTGTGGCCGTTCTCGACGCTCGGTTGGCCTGACCAGACGCCGGAGCTCAAGACCTATTACCAGACCGACGTGCTGGTGACCGGCTTCGACATCATCTTCTTCTGGGTCGCCCGCATGATGATGATGGGCCTGCACTTCATGGACGAGGAGCCGTTCCACACCGTCTATGTGCATGCGCTGGTGCGCGACAAGAACGGCGCCAAGATGTCGAAGTCGAAAGGCAACGTCATCGATCCGCTCGACCTGATCGACGAATACGGCGCCGACGCGCTGCGCTTCACGCTGACCGTGATGGCGGCCCAAGGGCGCGACGTGAAGCTCGATCCAGCACGCATCGCCGGCTACCGCAATTTTGGCACCAAGCTGTGGAACGCGACGCGCTTCGCCGAGATGAACGAAGTCGCGCGCGACGACGATTTCTGGCTCAACGACGCCAAACTGCCGGTCAACCGCTGGATCCTGACGGAGCTGACGCGGGCGGCGCGCGCGGTCACCGAAGGCATCACCAGCTACCGGTTCAACGAGGCGGCGGGCGCTGCCTACCGCTTCGTCTGGAACCTGTTCTGCGACTGGTACCTGGAACTGCTGAAGCCGGTGTTCATGGGCACGGACGAAGCCGCCAAGGCCGAGAGCAGGGCCTGCGTCGCCTTCGTGCTGGACGAGATCTACAAGCTGCTTCATCCGATGATGCCGTTCATAACCGAGGAGCTGTGGGCGCAGACCGCTGGCGAGGGCAAGCAGCGCTCCTCGCTGCTTTGCCACGCCGCCTGGCCGTCGCCCGATTTCGAGGACGAGGAGGCCGCGGCCGACATCAACTGGCTGGTCGATCTCGTCTCGGGCATCAGGTCGGTGCGTTCGGAAATGAACGTGCCGCCGGCGGCGATCGCGCCGCTGATGGTGATCGGCGCCAACAAGCTGACGCAGGAGCGGCTGGAGCGCCACGCCCAGGCGATCAAGCGGCTGGCGCGCGTCGGCGATATCGCGCTCGCCGACGCGCTGCCGAAAGGCTCGGCCCAGATCGTTCTCAACGAGGCGACGGTGAGCCTGCCGCTCGGCAGCCTGATCGACCTCCAGGCCGAGGCCGCGCGGCTTCAGAAGGAACTGGCTAAGGTGACCGAGGAGATCGCGCGCCTGCACAAGAAGCTCTCGAACGAGAAGTTCGTCGCCAACGCGCCGGAAGAGGTGGTCGAGGCCGAGCGCGAGAAACTCACCGAATACCGCGAGGCGCAGGAGAAGCTTTCGGTGGCTTTGACCAGGGTCCGCGACGCCGGTTGA
- a CDS encoding tetratricopeptide repeat protein, translated as MRTSEVLRSSVFSALVALATLGAVGQAMAFDDKVFDDKTGVKPQSSPWAVFQFGFSAYKSGHKDQAVEAYKYAAENGQIGATWKLARMYAEGDGVTRDDYAAFKFFSEIVDQDVEPGSPEESYVSDALVALGDYLRKGIPGTPVEENDVAAQEYYMRAAANYRNPNAQFEIGRMFLKGEGGVKASVKQAGRWLQLAAEKGHAGAQATLGNLLFQSGKIVRGLAMMTAALERAPAADQPWIRSMQEEAFAAAGEADRRTAISLADDILTKGNNGDQ; from the coding sequence ATGCGGACATCTGAGGTGTTGAGGTCGTCTGTCTTTTCGGCACTGGTCGCGCTTGCGACCTTGGGCGCCGTCGGGCAGGCCATGGCCTTCGACGACAAGGTGTTCGACGACAAGACCGGCGTGAAGCCGCAGTCGAGCCCTTGGGCGGTGTTCCAGTTCGGCTTCTCCGCCTACAAGAGCGGCCACAAGGACCAGGCGGTCGAGGCCTATAAATACGCCGCCGAAAACGGCCAGATCGGCGCCACCTGGAAGCTTGCGCGCATGTATGCCGAGGGCGACGGCGTGACGCGCGATGATTACGCCGCCTTCAAGTTCTTCTCGGAAATCGTCGATCAGGATGTCGAGCCCGGCTCGCCGGAAGAAAGCTATGTGTCGGACGCGCTGGTGGCGCTCGGCGACTATCTGCGCAAGGGCATTCCCGGCACTCCGGTCGAGGAGAACGACGTCGCGGCGCAGGAATATTACATGCGCGCCGCCGCCAACTACCGCAATCCGAACGCGCAGTTCGAGATCGGCCGTATGTTCCTCAAGGGCGAGGGCGGCGTGAAAGCCAGCGTCAAGCAGGCAGGCCGCTGGCTGCAATTGGCGGCCGAGAAGGGTCATGCCGGCGCGCAGGCGACGCTCGGCAATCTCCTGTTTCAGAGCGGTAAGATCGTACGCGGCCTGGCGATGATGACGGCCGCGCTCGAGCGGGCTCCGGCGGCCGACCAGCCCTGGATCCGCAGCATGCAGGAAGAGGCTTTCGCCGCGGCCGGCGAGGCCGATCGTCGAACCGCGATTTCGCTCGCCGACGATATCCTGACCAAGGGCAACAACGGCGACCAGTAA
- a CDS encoding deoxyguanosinetriphosphate triphosphohydrolase, giving the protein MDERQGKDALGEIGFGYRPRAAYASDPARSRGRLFPEAESPTRTPFQRDRDRIIHSTAFRRLKHKTQVFVAHEGDHYRTRLTHSIEVAQIARALARALRGDEDLAEAVALVHDFGHTPFGHTGEDALNEKMAAWGGFDHNAQSLRVVTRLERRYAEFDGLNLTWETLEGLVKHNGPLTDASGRGLKGPVPQAIRDYSELHDLELDRFAGIEAQCAAIADDIAYNTHDIDDGLRAGLLTLEMLGEIGLPGSILKGVRARYPQLDDVRTGHELMRRQITLMVEDVIASTAANIERLKPDSADAVRAAGETLVTFSAGMTAAEKELKAFLYKHLYRHPEVMRVRAEAERIVRELFDVYFADPRAMPDGWREGLDRAEDRIKARSVADFLAGMTDTYALKEHRRLFDHTPDLG; this is encoded by the coding sequence ATGGACGAGCGGCAGGGCAAGGATGCTCTCGGCGAGATCGGGTTCGGCTATCGCCCGCGCGCGGCCTATGCGAGCGATCCTGCGCGCTCACGCGGCCGCCTGTTCCCGGAGGCCGAGAGCCCGACGCGCACGCCTTTCCAGCGCGATCGCGACCGCATCATCCACTCCACCGCATTTCGGCGGCTGAAGCACAAAACCCAGGTCTTTGTCGCGCATGAGGGCGACCATTATCGTACCCGGCTGACGCATTCGATCGAGGTGGCGCAGATTGCCCGCGCGCTTGCGCGGGCATTGCGCGGCGACGAGGACCTCGCCGAGGCCGTGGCTCTTGTGCACGATTTCGGCCACACGCCGTTCGGCCATACGGGCGAGGACGCGCTCAATGAGAAGATGGCCGCCTGGGGCGGTTTCGATCACAATGCGCAGTCGCTGCGTGTGGTCACACGGCTCGAGCGGCGCTATGCCGAATTCGACGGGCTGAACCTCACCTGGGAAACCCTGGAGGGGCTGGTCAAGCACAACGGTCCGCTGACCGACGCGAGCGGGAGGGGGCTTAAAGGCCCGGTGCCGCAGGCGATCCGCGACTATTCCGAGCTGCACGACCTCGAGCTCGACCGCTTCGCCGGCATCGAGGCGCAGTGCGCGGCGATCGCCGACGACATCGCCTACAACACCCACGATATAGACGACGGCCTGCGTGCCGGCCTGCTGACGCTGGAGATGCTGGGAGAGATCGGCTTGCCGGGCTCGATCCTGAAGGGCGTGCGCGCCAGATATCCTCAGCTCGACGATGTGCGCACCGGCCACGAGTTGATGCGCCGGCAGATCACACTGATGGTCGAGGATGTCATCGCGTCGACCGCCGCCAATATCGAACGTCTGAAACCGGACAGCGCCGATGCGGTGCGCGCGGCGGGCGAGACCCTGGTGACGTTTTCGGCAGGCATGACCGCGGCCGAGAAGGAATTGAAGGCTTTTCTCTACAAGCATCTTTACCGGCACCCGGAAGTGATGCGGGTGCGGGCTGAAGCCGAGCGCATCGTGCGGGAGTTGTTCGACGTCTATTTTGCCGATCCGCGCGCCATGCCGGATGGCTGGCGCGAAGGGCTCGACCGGGCCGAGGACCGCATCAAGGCGCGCAGCGTCGCCGACTTCCTGGCCGGCATGACCGACACCTATGCCTTGAAGGAACATCGGCGTCTGTTTGACCATACGCCCGATTTGGGCTAG
- the ilvD gene encoding dihydroxy-acid dehydratase, which produces MDAKAISKAKLPSRYVTEGPARAPHRSYLYAMGLSAAEIAQPLVGVASCWNEAAPCNISLMRQAQVVKKGVAAANGTPREFCTITVTDGIAMGHQGMKSSLVSREVIADSVELTMRGHCYDALVGLAGCDKSLPGMMMAMVRLNVPSIFIYGGSILPGSYRGRQITVQDVFEAVGQHSVGTISDAELLEIEQAACPSAGSCGAQFTANTMATVAEAIGLALPYSCGAPAPYEMRDRFNFASGEKVMELIAKNIRPRDIVTRKALENAATVVSATGGSTNAALHLPAIAHEAGIKFDLFDVAAIFEKTPYIADLKPGGKYVAKDMFEAGGIPLLMKTLLDHGYLHGDCMTVTGRTLAENMEHVSWNESQDVVRPANRPITKTGGVVGLKGNLAPEGAIVKVAGMSELKFSGPARCFDSEEECFEAVTQRNYREGEVLVIRYEGPRGGPGMREMLSTTAALYGQGMGGKVALITDGRFSGATRGFCIGHVGPEAAVGGPIGLIKDGDVISIDAVKGTIEVALSDAELAARAKNWKARKTDYQSGAIWKYAQTVGPARDGAVTHPGAAEETHCYADI; this is translated from the coding sequence ATGGACGCCAAGGCAATCTCCAAGGCCAAGCTGCCCAGCCGCTACGTGACCGAAGGTCCGGCGCGGGCGCCGCATCGTTCCTATCTCTACGCCATGGGCCTGTCGGCGGCCGAGATCGCGCAGCCTCTGGTCGGCGTCGCCAGCTGTTGGAACGAGGCGGCGCCCTGCAACATCTCGCTGATGCGCCAGGCGCAGGTGGTGAAGAAGGGCGTGGCGGCCGCCAACGGCACGCCGCGCGAGTTCTGCACCATCACCGTCACCGACGGCATCGCCATGGGCCATCAGGGCATGAAGTCGTCGCTGGTGTCGCGCGAGGTGATCGCCGATTCGGTCGAGCTCACCATGCGCGGCCATTGCTACGATGCCCTGGTCGGCCTTGCCGGCTGCGACAAGTCGCTGCCCGGCATGATGATGGCGATGGTGCGCCTCAACGTGCCGTCGATCTTTATCTATGGCGGCTCGATCCTGCCCGGCAGCTATCGCGGCCGGCAAATCACCGTGCAGGACGTTTTCGAGGCGGTCGGCCAGCATTCGGTCGGCACGATCAGCGATGCCGAGCTGCTCGAGATCGAGCAGGCGGCCTGTCCTTCCGCCGGTTCCTGCGGCGCCCAGTTCACCGCCAACACCATGGCCACCGTCGCCGAGGCGATCGGCCTGGCGCTGCCCTATTCCTGCGGTGCGCCGGCGCCCTACGAAATGCGTGACCGCTTCAATTTCGCCTCGGGCGAAAAGGTCATGGAGCTGATCGCCAAAAACATCCGGCCGCGCGACATCGTCACGCGCAAGGCGCTGGAGAACGCGGCGACCGTGGTGTCGGCCACCGGCGGCTCGACCAACGCGGCGCTGCATCTGCCGGCGATCGCGCATGAGGCCGGTATCAAGTTCGACCTGTTCGACGTGGCGGCGATCTTCGAGAAGACGCCTTATATCGCCGACCTCAAGCCCGGCGGCAAATATGTCGCCAAGGACATGTTCGAGGCCGGCGGCATTCCGCTCCTGATGAAGACGCTGCTCGACCACGGCTATCTGCATGGCGACTGCATGACGGTCACCGGCCGCACTTTGGCCGAAAATATGGAGCACGTTTCCTGGAATGAGAGCCAGGATGTTGTGCGTCCCGCCAATCGGCCAATCACCAAGACAGGCGGCGTTGTGGGCTTGAAGGGCAACCTTGCTCCGGAAGGCGCGATCGTGAAGGTCGCGGGCATGTCGGAACTGAAATTCTCAGGACCGGCGCGCTGCTTCGATTCGGAAGAGGAGTGCTTCGAAGCGGTCACGCAGCGCAACTACCGGGAAGGCGAGGTTCTCGTCATCCGCTACGAGGGGCCGCGCGGCGGTCCAGGCATGCGCGAGATGCTGTCGACGACGGCGGCGCTCTACGGCCAGGGCATGGGCGGCAAGGTGGCGCTGATCACCGACGGGCGCTTCTCCGGCGCCACGCGCGGCTTCTGCATCGGCCATGTCGGGCCGGAAGCGGCGGTCGGCGGGCCGATCGGGCTGATCAAGGATGGCGACGTGATCTCGATCGACGCGGTGAAGGGCACGATCGAAGTAGCCCTGTCGGATGCCGAACTGGCGGCCCGGGCAAAGAATTGGAAGGCGCGCAAGACCGACTATCAGTCCGGCGCGATCTGGAAATATGCGCAGACGGTAGGGCCGGCCCGCGATGGCGCGGTGACCCATCCGGGTGCGGCGGAAGAAACGCACTGCTATGCGGACATCTGA